Within Astyanax mexicanus isolate ESR-SI-001 chromosome 2, AstMex3_surface, whole genome shotgun sequence, the genomic segment acaatttaatACAAGGAGAGCTCTACCTGAGTATTCTTCATTTGGAGCCACTCCTGAATTTTAGACTCATTGACTgccttttttctctgtttatctttttcttcttGCGCTTTCTTTTCTTCTAAAGCTTGTTGCTGAAACACAGTGGTTGGTGCAGctcattatattttacattataaaaatgcaaaaatccgTTCATTCAACACAAACATTTTTGATGTATGAATCAAGTTATCAGCATCACAGTAAATTTATCTGTAGGCAAAATACTGACCCAAATTAGGTCACAAACTGCTAATGAACAAGACATACCTCTAAAGCTTTCTGTTGCATTTTGCTTCTCTCTTCTTGCGCCTTACTCACAATCCACTGCTCCCATGCACTCAAATTTAACTTTCCAGGCGTGTTCATTGCCAGAAGTGACTCAGACTCATTTCTGAAAATGCAACACCAGCCTGAAATTAAAAGTCTTACAATGGTACTGCGTGCATATGAAATTCTTGCatgtactgagagcacagtgctATGCCAGTTAATAAAATTTTACCTATTAGGACTGACTGATAATGTGGTTTCATTCAATGTGTGAAAAGAGTTGTCAGCTGGCTGAGTGCATTTCGGTGCCTCTTCATGTTCTTCATCTGAAAATTCAAAACTGTCATGGTAAATAGGTGAAAGGAGAGAGTAGGTTGAGTCGCCGGTTGATTCCACACTCTTGCTTCTGGGGATACTCTTTGGGACGGTAGATTTGCTCTTGAGTGGGGTTGAGGTAAAACTTTTAGATGAAGCTGATTGAAAGGCTGACATCGTAAACCTGAGaaattaagaaaatgtattaattcaaCATTTTCGCTTTGAGATTCTGTGTCATCCACAATGCCTAGGCTTGAAACCTATTGCACTGCATTTGCACATTAGCAAAAGTTTCCCCTCACAATGTATGCTTTGTCTGTTAAACTTTAAAGAACAGTCTAGCTTGcccaaaaggaacaaaaaaaagattCCCATTGAAAATGCCAGACAGGGAATATTTAAGACTTGAAAAGTCATTTACATTGATATAATGTGGTTGATACTTTTACAGTAGGAGTTAAAGTAGAGATGCCGCAGAGCAAATTATATTTCAACCTTGTTACTCTGACAGAAAAATGTAGAGTCAGGAGCTATGCCCAAGGCACAGGAAATGTGGGTGTAATTCAAAACATAACATTTATCTAACATTTATCAGGACCTGCGGCCCAGGTCTTATAAGTCTTATCCATATTTTTGCACTTGTAAACACGTGTAgcaaaataaacaattaatttcAGCTCAGAACCAACGCAGTGCAAGTAAGAATTTTGTTAGTGTTTAGCTAGACTATTTGTAAGCTAGTTGGCTAGGTTAGCTTGAAGAAAACTATAGTAAACTAAAgtaaactaagtaaagtaaataatACGCTAATATATGAGAAATATAACACGTGATAAATGTATTTAGCTAAACTAGAAACCATGGAAAACCAATACACAACATCTAAGTTATATATTTGCAGATACACATCAACAAAGTCCACTAGCAAAACACTGGTAAATAGCTAGCGTTAGCAGGCTAACAAGCTAAATCTTTATCTCAAGTTGTCGAAGCGCAGCCAAGCTACACAAATCAAATAAACATACCGAACTGCGAAACGAAAAACTGAAAGTAAGTCCTGATCCTGGTAACTCAGCTTTAACTCACCTGTGTTTGTGGAGAAGTAAATTAGGTTAATTCAGCAGTAAGAGACTCTCGGATTGTTGTGTTTAACCTACCAGCTTCTCATATAGTCCCGCCCCCACTGCGCCAAGCACGCAACACGCACACGTCAATCATCCCGCGCAGAGCTGTGATTGGCTCTTCGGCGGTAACCAGGCACGCTATTATAGAAGCGCTTCCCATAGTAACAAAGCGTCTTCTGCGGAAACACGAGCCGAAAGATAcgagaaataaattaatttaaattaataataataaaataaaaataataataatagttccacgaaccgtttttatttttttctgccccACTATTAAACTAAAGCACAGCACATATGaatgaaatgaataataataaaaatacaattaaaatagaataatattaacaacaataacaataataataataaaagttccaCGAACCTTTTTTCTGACCCACCCTTAAATAAAAGCACAGCACagatgagtaaaataaaaaaaataccaacgAAACTTTGtagctaaataataataattttatccaGGTTATAATTTATGCAGGTGCCAAGTATGGGGCTTCTCAGTGGCTTAATGTTTAATTCTGGATTGGGTCTGTGAGCAAACGTAAGGAAATATCAGCAGTGAAACCATTAACTACAAACCTCATGAATTCTCAGTGCCAGCGTATTTATAACTAACTGTATCCACTTGAGAATGTGTTTCAGTTTTGTCGGAAACTAGAGGGCGCTGCCGAGTCAGTCAAAACCAAACTGAATCTACACTTATTGAGCACAAAATCAGTTTATATTCCATATATGTTGGATAATTTATCATCACAGAGCAATACAAAATGTTTAGTACCGCAGAcattattttaaagcttttttcagttttaagagttttaaacatgctctatCACTTTAGCATTAGCTCACCGACAGTCATCTCACATTAGCAGTAATCCAAGTTAGCTTCTCAAATGCGAAAAACCTTATTTtgctgtacataaaaataaatataaattttagtTGTCTTTGCACTTTAATCCAAATGAATCATTCTATTTTTCAAAATTAGTAAaaggtaacattagtattaaaAGTAGTTTAGCACTATTTTTAGTTGGAGTTCACTCCTATTCATTAAAGACTTAATGCTTTCCCAGCATTTTCACTCACTGTGGTTtggaatctatctatctattaactACAGAGTTTTTTTCAAGCATCACCAAAATATAGGCATCCTTACTTTAGATAATAAAGCAATTATTTAGATCAGTGTTTTCTCAGCTGCACATTTAGTTTGGCCcattcatatataaaatacatacattagAATATTCACATAGGGGccccaagtggtccagcgggttAAGTGCTGCTGCCACTACGTTCGGGAGTTTGCTGGTTCGAATCTCGTTaatttagcttgccatcagctgccggagccctaagagagcacaattgctttAAATCTCTCTGGGTGattagatggtgctctctccccacatcactgaagaagggtgatgttgctcagcatgaggtgtctgtgagctgatgtatcagaactgagtcgctgcgctttcctctgagcatgctggCTACTTGGCAATGATAGAGGAGTCCTAatcagtgggttgggtaatttgccttATAAAttcgggagaaaatgggataaaaataaaaaacgattACTCACATAGCAGACTATAGTATATTTGTCCCTTTTTGGTGTTGCATAGAAATATCTTTGAATAGTGTGTGAAAGAACCAAATATAAGAGACTTTCCCAAAAACAAATTTTTAACCAGTCAAGGGACCATTTATGCATTTGTCTCTAAAAAATCTCTCCAAATAGCTTGAATATTTTTCTCTCCTAAAATACTGGAATATTTTTCCACTCCTGTTCTTTTTTAATTGCTGTAAACAAAtctgtatagatttttttttctatcagtTGGCTATTTCTAAATTTGTGGCATGGGAATGTATTACTGATGGAGCAGGTGTGAAGCAAATTTTGGCATGGTTTGAGCAGATAGGCAGAATTCAAGGTTTAGTGGCCTTATAAAAAGCCTGACTCAATCGAACCACAACAGGTAGAAAACATGGCTCTTTTGTGGATTGTCTCCTGCCTTGCATTCATTGGCACAGCCTATGGTATGTAATTCATAACTTTTTAACTATACATTACTAATATTCTCTCAGCACGCAGTGTTAAAGAACTGGTAGCTAAAGAACTGATTGGCAATGCAGCACTTAATAATCTGCTATTCAAATTCATTTATGACAGAAGTCTGAGCTACAGGTGTTGAGGCCATGAGGTCAGTTTACAGagtgatataaaataatacatttaaaatactaaCCATCTCCGCTTGTAAAATGTGCTCAGGTTGTGGTGCCCCTGCCATTCCCCCTGTGATCACTGGATATGCCAGGATTGTGAATGGTGAGGAGGCAGTGCCCCACTCCTGGCCCTGGCAGGTGTCTCTGCaagtaagttttttttatgtgttctcATTATCTGAACTCATTCTGATGAgttcactactacactactattaTGGACTTATTTATGCAATAAATGCTGAAAATTATTCAGTTTAATGTAGTGCAGCTCTCCTGCTGGATTACCATCTGAACATAAGAATTTTTTTATCTTCTTAAAATCTTCTCAGGACAGCACTGGTTGGCACTTCTGCGGCGGCTCCCTCCTCAACCAGAACTGGGTGTTGACTGCTGCTCACTGTGGCGTCAGGTACAAACAGAAATCTTATCTCATCCTATCTTATCTTAGCTATAGTGAAAGAAGCAAGAACCATAAATGATAAATACTTTGTTCATTTTGCTTTTGAAGACAAAATATTCAAATTGGAAATGCAACTTTAATATCTTGATTTGCAGAACATCTCACTATGTGATCCTGGGAGAGCATGACCGCTCCTCTAACGCTGAGGCCATCCAGACCTTGCGCATTGGAAAGGTATAtattgttgtgtttaaatataacacagatttaaaaaatataatagcatatttttagtttttagtttttttagttagaATAGAATAAACATGACAGTTGAGGTAAATCAGACattatatacataataaacaATTCTGTACCACTTGCTGTTCTCTTCTTTTACAGGTTATCCAGCATCCCAGCTACAATTCCAACACCATTAACAATGACGTCACCCTGATCAAGCTGGCCAGTACTGCCCAGCTCAACACCCGTGTGTCTCCTGTGTGTCTCCCTGCTTCCAGCGATGACTACGCAGGGGGCCTGAAGTGTGTCACAACTGGCTGGGGCCTGACCAGATACAATGGTAACAGAGATTATGTGGGATGATGTGATTACAGGAGTGATATGTAATAATATAACTGTATGTTAACGTGATTTTGTATAAAGCATGAAGAAGAAATTGTGgcttttttaataatttctaaTACTACACTCTATtgggtcaatatcaaatctatcCCTGAACTGTGAgatctctccttctcttttagCTGCAAACACTCCTCCTCGTCTGCAGCAGACCGCTCTGCCTCTGCTTACCAACAGTAACTGCCAGCGTTACTGGGGCTCCTCGATCACAAGTGTCATGGTCTGCGCTGGAGCTGCTGGATCTTCCTCCTGCATGGTAATACAGATCAGTATTAGAATAAAGAAACTGTTTGGGCTAGAAAgcccaattgattttttttatattttacattttaattttaagattAAACAAAGCATAACAGGACTAACTCTACATGTTTGTGACTCCTCCCTCAGGGTGACTCTGGTGGTCCTCTGGTCTGCCAAAAGGGTGGAGTTTGGAACCTGGTGGGTGTTGTATCCTGGGGCAGCAGTACCTGCAGCACCTCCTCACCTGGAGTGTATGCTCGGGTCACCAGTTTTCGCTCATGGATTGACCAGACCATCGCCTCCAACTAAAGCTTTCAGAGCAATGCTGACTTGAATCCATTTTTTTGGGTTCTTTCATTCTAAAAATAAAGAGGAGATGATGTCAATgtgttcctttttatttattctgatcAGAGTGAACATGTTGGTTTTACAGTGTCCATGTCTGTTCATTTTCTGGAACTTCTTAcaattattttcttgtttttctaaAGAAAATCAACATATTTGTCTCAATTATCATGATAAAACTCAAAGGCCATGGAACTGAAGATTAGTGAGCTCCCTGTGAACACATACACCTAGTTGTTTTGTAATTAAAAGTGCCATATTACACAATTtagagtttagttttttttttttccacaggagCACAACTGCACTGCCTTAAACCCTAAAAATGTGATTCTTAACAACATTTTGACCACaaatttctttacttatttttcaatcagAAACTATTTCCATGATGCATTATGATTCAAAAGCACTTGTTGCTTTCAGTCAAGCTCCTGAGATGATCAATTACTCTCTAGTTCATGTTTAATTTTAATGACTGAAAACATGTCCAACTTCCTTACTGTGAGATGATGTGACACAATTTGTGAATGGACATGCTTTAGCCAATAACAGCCTAGTTTTAAAAAAGGTTGAAGAAGAGAAAAGACCTTTGCGTTTACCATTAACTGCTTAAATGAAAACTACACTACACATTAGAGTCTCTACAATATGTCAAACAAAAGTACCATAACAGGACAGACAAAGAGAAACGTTAGGGAGGGGGTAGTTCTTGGTCAGTTGCGATCTCTGCCAAATATCTTAGGGAGGCGACTGTTGCCATGATGGCCAAGACATTTAGCCATTAGTGAAATCTAGGTGCTCTAGAGCtctgtgacccggaaactgattttatGACGCCATCTTTGCCGCCTGTCCAAATACCGAAAGAgatgaaagaagccgcttaaaatccttctgtaggaggcttccaacggagggtaCATAAAATTttcccaattacagctccttccccattcctccttctcctctcctcgattcctccaccttctcccAGGgtaggagtaggaaaggaggagtaggagaggaggagtagcaaaagtttctggacgcagcctctgtGTGATGCAAACATGTAGGTGCGAGCCCTCCTACAACTCATTCAGGTTTCTTTcagacagtggcgcacctgtgttttccgttgccaagatagcaatacatcagaaatttGCCTAAACACACCCACATCCACCATGCCCAtcggtgtgtatatatatttgtaagctctgttgctatttaaacaacatatgCACAAGAtgtgaaaattgactgttggcGTATTGTgtgatagcaatgagcataacACACCTAATGGGGGGTGTAAGTTAGGCCCATAGACTGTTTAACACTGAATGAATATGCTAGGAAAAAAATCCTCTCCCATGGCTAGGCCTAGTCACCATTTAGCTCCAGAGTACACACACGCATCacaaaaacaacctttatttagaTAATCAAGAAATTAGTTAGAGATCAGTGTTGATTCAGCAGCACCTTTTGCTTATCCCATCCATATTAAAGTACTTACACTATAATACTCACATTGCAGATTATAGGATATGGTAAAATCAGGATGCACTCTAAGCAAAAGAGTTTTAGGACGTACTGAGAAAATGATTATAGGACCCTTTTGGTGCTTCAGAGAAACATCTTTTTTCAAGAGTTTCTGAATAGAAACAAATAAATGAGATATAACTTTAGTAAAAAACAGTAAACGGTGTGGAATactcatggaaaaaataagaatagCCTAGTCTTatccttttttttatcttaccTGTTATAGAATAACTTGCTTATCAGTCCGGAACAAATCAACAGTGCCCAAGGCTGacattcaaactgtttttttttcaatataaataaccaaataaagtttaaataaGTTGGTCTCTGTATATCACATGTTGGTCATATTCCATATTGTTCCTACTGATTTCATCATTATTCATTTAGTTATGTTCGTAAAGTGAAGAcaactgttttttaattaatattaagtgTGTTCAAAGAAACAaccaaagacataaaaaaaacaatggatgAATGTTTATAAAGGTAGACAGATTAATATATATTGAGAAACACTGCAAATATTTATAGTAAAGGCTGTAATgacattacttttttatttaaataaattagaaaatGAAAACCTCAAGGTTCAATATTGTACATTGACTAGGATAGCCTGATTACTGCCTgatgacagtaaaaaaaataataatagggtTACAATTGTTTCAACTGAATTACATGGGAACTAAAAGGTAATGGTAAACTGACGGTATGAATTTAAATGAAAGTACAAAGTTATTTTTTAATGTCTGAGTATTTAATGATTAGGGTAAATTGTCCCATGGTGTGACACTTTCAAAACCATTTAAAATCTGTCTTACCCTGTTCAACATCACAAACCGAGGaatacaaaacaatacagacCCTTCTTACTGCACACTGAACCCTGGATATATTCATGGTGAAGTGTTAcataacatttcattaatttactCTGAGACATGGACATAATCTGATACTTTAATAAACATATAGGAATGTTTAGCTTGTATTATGCTGTGTTTATGGCACTTAATAATTTTAAGTATAAATTTCTTCAAATGGCTATAATTCTTGAAGTATTTTCCACTCCTGTTCTTTTTTTACTTCTATGTGATTCTTATCTATCAGTTGCCTATTCCTGAATTTGTGGCATGGGAATATGTTACTGATGGAGCAGGTGTAAAGCATGTTTTGGCATGGTTTGGTCAGATATGCTAAATTCAAGGCTTCAGTGGCGTTATAAAAAGCCTGACTCTGTCAAACTGCAACAGGCAGAAAACATGGCTTTTTTGTGGATCGTCTCCTGTCTTGCCTTCATTGGCACGGCCTACGGTATGTAATTCAAACTcatctaacttttttttattaaacattgctAATATTCTCTCTGGATGCAGAGCTAAAACTGTTGGGTGTAAAGAGTTAAAGGACAGCTTCACCCAAACTAATCCAGTGGAACATATTGGTAATGCAGGGGTAGAACTTAAAATATGTAGTTTTAGGACCAACAGCTTTTATTTCATGTACCATTATATAGTGTAAAATTTAAGAATACATTTTACATACAAACAAATTTTACAGATGCCAAAATAGACAacaaaaatatattgcaaaatatatttaGCTGCTTCATGGCTGTATAGCAGAGACAAAACCTTCAAATTATTTCTTATGAGTGGTAATGCTATTTGAAattatataagaaatataaaGAATTATATATGAACTTATTTAGGCATAAACTGAGGAATTAATAAAAAGTTAGAGCAGAACACTGAGCTGGAGACCTTAAAAAGGTCACTCAACAGTTACACTTACTAATACGTATACATATGAAGATGTATGTTTCTGGTTGTGTAAATGTTTTCAGGTTGTGGTGCTCCTGCCATTCCCCCTGTGATCACTGGCTATGCCAGGATTGTGAACGGTGAGGAGGCAGTGCCCCACTCCTGGCCCTGGCAGGTGTCTCTGCAGGTAAGACTGTTCTAAATTAATGTTGAccgttttttattttctaaaacactaCTGTATTCAATTTCTggagtatttttttgtattttagacaTAAATATCTGAAGGAATAAAgacttttaacttatttttaaactTATCTGCTCAGGACAGCACTGGTTGGCACTTCTGCGGCGGCTCCCTCGTTAACCAAAACTGGGTGGTGACTGCTGCTCACTGTGGCGTCAGGTACAAACAGAAATTTTAGCTTCCCTTTTTTCAGCTATGCTCTCATAGCATTTCCCCCATATGCTTCATGACTTGTATTACACCCTAATAACTGATATTTGGAAACTACCTGCAAAGCATTGCAAACTAGTTGAGCTGTTCCAAAGTTATACCAGTGGGGAAAACAGCCATGAACATCCATTGGTTCAGAGAGCTAACTGCATGTTTGTGTAATGTATACCTTACTAACAGCAATAATCTAAAAGTTAAATTACTCTATGTCTAAAAAGATTTTTGGTGTGAATCCTATATTTCTTATGGCATGTAAACTAGAAATGCAATTTCAATATCTTGATTTGCAGAACATCCCACTATGTGATCCTGGGAGAGCATGACCGCTCCTCTAACGCTGAGGCCATCCAGACCTTGCGCATTGGAAAGGTATATACTATGTTCATATACAACACAGAGTTGGAAAGAGAATGGTGTACTTCTAGAAGATTTGAAGAAGTTTGATTTATAAGTGAAGTTGAGGTAAATCAGAGATTGCatacaataatatttaaaaaaaaaatctgcatcccTAACCCTTCTCTCTTCTCTCGCACACTCTCACTAATACAGGTTATCCAGCATCCCAGCTACAATTCCAACACCATCAACAATGACATCACCCTGGTCAAGCTGGCCAGTACTGCCCAGCTCAACACCCGTGTGTCTCCTGTGTGTCTCCCTGCTTCCAGCGATGACTACGCAGGAGGCCTGAAGTGTGTCACAACTGGCTGGGGCCTGACCAGATACAATGGTAACAGAGATTATGTGGGATGGTAACTGGAGTGACATGTGATAATTAAACTTTGTGTCAGTGACTTTGTTTGAAGCATAAACTGAAATGATGGCTTTTCTAGTGTTTTAGTGTATTATCTTTAACTCGGTCAAGTGTTGCTGAAAAGCATTGCTCACTATCAAATATCTTCCTGAAGTGTGAgatctctccttctcttttagCTG encodes:
- the LOC103033388 gene encoding chymotrypsinogen A → MAFLWIVSCLAFIGTAYGCGAPAIPPVITGYARIVNGEEAVPHSWPWQVSLQDSTGWHFCGGSLVNQNWVVTAAHCGVRTSHYVILGEHDRSSNAEAIQTLRIGKVIQHPSYNSNTINNDITLVKLASTAQLNTRVSPVCLPASSDDYAGGLKCVTTGWGLTRYNAANTPPRLQQTALPLLTNSNCQRYWGTSITSVMICAGAAGASSCMGDSGGPLVCQKGGVWNLVGVVSWGSSTCSTSTPAVYARVTSFRSWIDQTIASN
- the ccdc34 gene encoding coiled-coil domain-containing protein 34 isoform X1, whose translation is MRSWFTMSAFQSASSKSFTSTPLKSKSTVPKSIPRSKSVESTGDSTYSLLSPIYHDSFEFSDEEHEEAPKCTQPADNSFHTLNETTLSVSPNRNESESLLAMNTPGKLNLSAWEQWIVSKAQEERSKMQQKALEQQALEEKKAQEEKDKQRKKAVNESKIQEWLQMKNTQENEDKLCKESQKTKEMLHEEKKRLEIERKAQEKYKEWLQKKRIEETERKLKEQEERSRREREERERKEMAEEKFKEWLKSIKHKDRHKHQPSAGSAGGYDHLNYPSPSFVNPIPWKPIHVPQQNTTPRKNPARRKQPGLPKYQSTPCLSYKPKDTISFACKRR
- the LOC103033709 gene encoding chymotrypsinogen A; this encodes MALLWIVSCLAFIGTAYGCGAPAIPPVITGYARIVNGEEAVPHSWPWQVSLQDSTGWHFCGGSLLNQNWVLTAAHCGVRTSHYVILGEHDRSSNAEAIQTLRIGKVIQHPSYNSNTINNDVTLIKLASTAQLNTRVSPVCLPASSDDYAGGLKCVTTGWGLTRYNAANTPPRLQQTALPLLTNSNCQRYWGSSITSVMVCAGAAGSSSCMGDSGGPLVCQKGGVWNLVGVVSWGSSTCSTSSPGVYARVTSFRSWIDQTIASN
- the ccdc34 gene encoding coiled-coil domain-containing protein 34 isoform X2, translating into MSAFQSASSKSFTSTPLKSKSTVPKSIPRSKSVESTGDSTYSLLSPIYHDSFEFSDEEHEEAPKCTQPADNSFHTLNETTLSVSPNRNESESLLAMNTPGKLNLSAWEQWIVSKAQEERSKMQQKALEQQALEEKKAQEEKDKQRKKAVNESKIQEWLQMKNTQENEDKLCKESQKTKEMLHEEKKRLEIERKAQEKYKEWLQKKRIEETERKLKEQEERSRREREERERKEMAEEKFKEWLKSIKHKDRHKHQPSAGSAGGYDHLNYPSPSFVNPIPWKPIHVPQQNTTPRKNPARRKQPGLPKYQSTPCLSYKPKDTISFACKRR